One Deltaproteobacteria bacterium DNA segment encodes these proteins:
- a CDS encoding type II toxin-antitoxin system VapC family toxin, producing the protein MEEDWRIDGDPQREECPGPPLQAAAGTRPAAQALGGAGSHPDPERGRRRSRAALHPRAAGARQGGLEGRRSRPPRRARAALVDLTRLLGRGPVALDTAVFIYFIEEHPKHLETVEPIFQAIASGRLEAITSTLTLLEVLVAPYRAGNIDLAQRYEAVLTRTRGLLMVELERPVLRLAAQLRARSRVKTPDALQLAAGLARRCTAFVTGDRRLPDVPGLRVVRLAELGT; encoded by the coding sequence ATGGAGGAAGATTGGAGGATCGATGGCGACCCTCAACGTGAAGAATGTCCCGGACCGCCTCTACAAGCGGCTGCAGGCACGCGCCCGGCGGCGCAGGCGCTCGGTGGCGCAGGAAGTCATCCAGATCCTGAGCGAGGCCGTCGACGAAGTCGAGCCGCACTCCATCCTCGAGCTGCGGGGGCTCGGCAAGGAGGTCTGGAGGGGCGTCGATCCCGACCGCCACGTCGCGCGAGAGCGGCGCTCGTGGACCTGACGCGTCTGCTGGGTCGTGGACCCGTCGCGCTCGACACCGCGGTCTTCATCTACTTCATCGAAGAGCACCCGAAGCATCTCGAAACCGTCGAGCCGATCTTCCAGGCGATCGCGTCGGGTCGGCTCGAAGCGATCACGTCCACGCTCACCCTGCTCGAGGTGCTCGTCGCCCCGTACCGCGCCGGGAACATCGACCTCGCGCAGCGCTACGAAGCCGTCCTCACCCGCACCCGCGGGCTGCTCATGGTGGAGCTCGAGCGTCCCGTCCTCCGGCTCGCTGCCCAGCTGCGAGCCCGCTCGCGCGTCAAGACGCCGGACGCGCTTCAGCTCGCTGCAGGCCTGGCTCGGCGCTGCACCGCGTTCGTCACCGGCGACCGGCGGCTGCCGGACGTTCCTGGACTCCGCGTTGTCCGGCTCGCGGAGCTCGGGACATGA